DNA sequence from the Myxococcaceae bacterium JPH2 genome:
CAGGCCGCAGGCCACCCACGCGAACGCCGAGCACACTCCGAGCACGAAGGCTCGCTTCATGGCACTTCCCCCTCTGACTGGATGATGAGTTGTGACTACTCGAAGACAACGACGGTCTGCACCCAACTTCCCGGGTTCCTCCCGAGAACTTCCATCCGCTCGCGCTTCACGGCGACCGAGGGAGACGCTCCCTCGCGCACGCGGCGGCGCACGGCTTCGAAGAACGCACCCGCCTCGGCGTCCGGGATGTCCGACGGCGACGCGATGACCGCGCGCGCGCCCGCCTCCAGGAACGCGACCGGCAAGCTCCACGGCTCATGCAGATACGGCGCGGTCTCGGCGGCCCGGCACGACGCCAGGATGACCACCGGCGCGCGCGACAAGTGCTGGCGGCGCACCTCGCCCGCGGTCAGCGCGTAGCGGCCATCCGCCTGCGCGGACAGCACGATGAGCGACGCATCCGAGATGCCCAGGTTCACCAGCCCGTGCGCGTGGATGTCGATTTCATCCGCGCCCGGCATCTCCGCCAGGACGCGCTCCGGCGTCGCGGCGGCGCCCGTCAGGTCCACGCGCGGCGCGGCGGGCTCGGTGCCCGGCAGCCACGCGGACAGCCGCGGCAGGCCCAGCCCCGCGGGCGCGTTCACGTCGCTGACCACCAGCCGCCGGGGCGCGCCCGAGGCCGCCACCGGGGGCCGAGCGTCCCCGCGCTGGTAGCTCCACGCGAAGTCGGAAGGCAGCAGCCCCGCCCGCCCATGCAAGGGATAGCGGGCAAAGACAGACACGTGCTCGCAGGGCCGCAGCGCGTCCAGCACCGGCGCGGACACGAGCGAGGGCACATCGAACGCGGGCGCGCTGCGGGTGGTGAGCGTGCCCACGGCCTCGCCCTTCGCGCCGCGCGCGGCCACCAGCATGCGCTCCTCGGCGATCTCCACGCCCAGCAGACACCGCGTGGGCGCCGCGCCGCCGGACTCGCGGGCGAACCAGTCCAGCGCCCCCGCGAAGTCTCCCGCGCGACCGGCCTCCAGGATGAGCAGGGAGTAGCTGGCGGCGCGCGCCTTCTGCGCACCGGTGTCCTCGCGCGGCAGCTTCTCCGCCGCCGCGATGAGGTCCTCCAACTGCCGCCGCCCCGCGACGCGGTCGTGCTCCAGCTCGGCGCGCGCGATGGCGTGGTCCACCATCAACAAGAGCCCGGGCCGCTTGCCGAGCCCCGGCTGCGTGCGCGCGGACGCCGCGAGCGCGCGCACGGCCTCCAGGTCTCCCGGCCGGGGCGCGACGCGCGACAGGTCCGCGAGGACCAGCGGACTCAAGGCCGAGCGCGGCGCGCCGCAGTCCGGCACCGCGCCCAGCTCGGTCCGCGCGGCGTCGAAGCGCAGCTCGGAGGACTCCAGCATCGCGAGCGTCTCGTGCAGGAAGACCTGGGCGGCGCAGACGTCCGGCTGGCGCAGCGCGGACTCGCGAAGGTAGGCGCGCGTGAGCGCGAACGCGTCGCGGAAGCGGGCGATCTGCCCCAGGTGCTGGAGGAACTGCGTCTCCTGCTCGGGGTCGTTCGAGGCGCGCGCTCGCTCCAGGCCGCGCAGCGCGTGCTCGCGGGCCTCCACCAGCCGGTGCTGCGACGTGTACAGGTACGTGAGCACCGACTCCAGCTCGCCGCAGCGCGCGTCCAGCTTGCGCAGCTCACAGGCGGGCAGGGCCTTCAGCAGCATCGCCTCCGCGCTGGCCATCTCGCCGGCCGTCAGCTTCGCCTGCGCGCGCTGCAGCTCCGCGTTGACCTGGAACCACGGGTCGCCCACCGCGTCCGCCGCCCGAGCGTAGTCATCCAGCTCCGCGGGCAGCCGGCCCAGCAGCGCGAGCGCGCCGAGCAGGATGTCGGAGTCGCCCGAGGCCCGCAGCGCCCGCACGAACGCATCCGCGCCCGTCATGTCGAACGCGCCCGTCAGCACCTGGGCGAACGACGTCGCCAGTGGACCTCGGCGCGCGAAGTCCCGCTTCTGCGTCCGCTCGATGTAGCGGGCCAGCACGTCTCCGCCGTAGTGCGCGTCCAGCTCCCGCGCCTCGGGGAGCAGCGCCCGCACGCGCTCGGCGGTGGGCGCGGTCCAGGCCGCCAGGTACAAGTACTTGCGCGCGAGCGCCGGCGCCTCGCGCACCAGGGTCGCGGGCAGCGGCGTTCCATCCGCCACCAGCGTCTTGTTCGCCGTCCACGCCAGGTTCCAGTGGTCCTGCCGGGACTTCGTCTGGCGCCGCACCGCCTCGGCGCGCTCGCGCGCCTCCTGGCTCCAGCCGGGCTCGTTCAGCGCGGCCACCTGCTCGAAGCCCTCGGCCGCGAGCAGGTCCAGCCCCAGCTCGCGCAACACGAGGCTGCGGTTCCACATCGCCGCCGCGTGCCGAGGCTCCTTCGCGAGCACGCCCTCCAGCAGCACGAGCGCGTCCTCCAAGTCTCCGCGCTGCAACGCCACCACGGCCCGGTCGCTGTCCACGTCCGGCGAGGACGGCGCGCGCTTCAGGTCCTCCCGCGCCTGCTCCACTTCGCCGCGCAGCAGGTGCCCCGTGCCCAACCCGTGCAGGTCCCCCGCGGCCTCCAGCTTCGCCAGCGCCTGGAGCGGCACCAGCTCGCGAGGACGCTCGTCACCCGAGCGCTTCACGCCATAGGGCCGATACCCGCTCGCCCCGGACCAGCTCAGCCGAGCCTCCAGCGAGCGCGTGGGCGCCAGGGCCAGCGCCTCCGGCCCCACCACCTGCTCCGAGCCATCCGACGTGGGCGAGCGGAACAACGCCAGCGTCAGCGCGGCCGTCAGCGAACCGCTCAGCGCGACCGCCGCCACCCAGCGACGGCGCCCGCTCCACGCCGGACGGAAGGCGCGGGTGGGCTTCGCCTCGCGGGGAACCTGGGCGGGAGGCGGCGCGGGGGATTCCGTGTCGCGCGGCGGCGGAACGACGCGCAGCGGACGGGCCTCCTCCTCGGCGCGGATCGCCTCGCCCGCGGACTTGAGCTCCAGGATGACGTCCAGCTCATCCATGCAGCGCTCGCAAGTGACCAGGTGCTCACGGAAGGACGCGGCCTCCTCCGGCGACAGCTCGTCATCGGCGAACAGGTGCACCTGGTCGTGGATGTCCAGCATGTCGAGGTCACGCTCGGAGTCGCTCATGGCTACTCGGTCTCCGGAGGCTGGGGAGCCAACAGTTCCTTCATCTTGGTCCGCGCCCGGGCGAGGCGCGTTCCCACCGTGTTCTTGTTGAGACCCAGGTGGTCGGCAATCTCGATGTACGAGCGCCCTTCGATTTCCTTCATCCGGAACACCGTGCGGAACTCCTCAGGAATCTTCTCCAGCGCCTCGCGAACCTCGGCGGTGCCGAACTTCGCCCACAAGGGCTCGTCCTCGGGAGTCGGCGCGGCGACCACTTCCTGCACGTCCTCCGCGGACACCCCGGCCCGGCGCTCGCGCAGCTTGAGGCGGTGCCTGTCGAAGAAGAGGTTGCGCTGGACGCGCAGCAGCCAGGCGCGCGCGTCACTCTGCGTCTTCAATTGCTCGCGGTGACGCCAGGCGCGCTCGTAGGTGTCCTGGAGGATGTCGTTGACGTCCGAGGTGTTCCCGGCGAGCTGCATGCCCCGCGTGCGCAGCAGGGTCTCGTGCTGGCGAATGAAGGCGTCGAACCAGCGGCGGTCCTGCACTTCCGATGAAGGGGGCTCGCTCTCCACGCGGGGCACAGGCTGGCTGGTCGGTTCGGGAGCAGTCAAGCGCCGCGAACTCCGAACCGGGGGGAGCTGCCCCATCCACTCCAGCGCAAAAGTATCCATGGCGTCCCCGTCCTCAGGCTCTTGCGGCGAGTCCACCGCTCCGCCCCGCTCCGCGCAGCCGCACCCACAACCCCGACGCGTGCATGTCTTCAGTCCCTCCCTGAACAAGCGGTCCGGCAGGGAAACGAAGCGTGTGGCCAATCTTCCCGGCGGAAATTTCGCGCGATTTCCTCTCGCGCTCAGGCGAGGCGGCGCGCGCGGTTCATGCCGAGGGCGCTGGTGAAGCCCACCCAGCCCAGGACGGGCGCCATCAACAGGGGGGCCCGGGGGTCCACCTGACGGGCGAAGACCGTGTAGGCCACCGCGCTGCCCAGCAGGAGCGCGCGCTCCACCACGACCGTGCGCGCGCGACGCGGACGCCCTGCGCCCCAGCGCCCACCGACGTAGAGACCGAGCTGGAGTCCCCACCCCATCAAGGCACGCGAGCGCGCCGGCCCCGCCGCCGAGCCCCACACGCGCCACGCCGACACGGCGAGCAGCGCGGACAACAGCGTCCCCGCGGCCCCGGACACGGCATCCCAAGGCCGTGATGCAGACCGCCCGAATCCGCCTCGCGAGGGCACAGGGGACGTCGCTCGAGAACCCAGGAGCGCGGCCCCCGCGGTCAGCGCCCCCATCACCCCCAGCGCCGCCGCCGACTCCCGGTTGAGCGTGGCATTGCGCTGAAGCCCCGCGGGCGTGCCCCATGCGGTCAGGTCCATGTGTCGTCCTCCCAGAGCCCCATGGGGAATCTGGGCGTGCGACTCCCCCCGCGCCAGCCGCGCCCGCCCGCCAGTGTTACAAGAGACCATTCCCGTGCCACGCGGCGAGGCTGCGCATGACGACTCCGGATGATGTCCTGGGCTTCTGGTTCGGCCAGCCCCCCGACCCCACGCGAAACCCCACCTGCGCGAGGCCCCGCGCCCTGTGGTTCCAACAGGACACGGCCTTTGACCAGGCGTGTCAGCGATTCCTCGACGCGCACACGCAGGCGGCGGCGGGGGACCTGCGGGATTGGGCCGACGAGCCACGCAGCGCCCTCGCGCTGGTGCTGCTGCTGGACCAGCTTCCGCGCAACCTCTTCCGCGGCACCGCGCGCGCCTTCGCCTCGGATGCGCGCGCCCGCGAGGTCGCCCGGCGCGCGCTGGCCCGAGGCCTGGACACCGTGCTGCCCCCGGTGTGGCGCTGGTTCATGTACCTGCCGTTCGAGCACAGCGAGGACGTGAACGACCAGCGGCTCTCGGTCTCCCTGTTCGAGCAGCTCGCCCTGGCGCGCGGCGTGGACAGCACCTCCGCAATTGAGTACGCGCGGCACCACCGCGACATCATCGAGCGCTTCGGCCGCTTCCCCCACCGCAACGCGGTGCTGGGCCGCGAGTCCACCCCGGACGAGGTGGCCTTCCTCCAGGAGCCAGGCTCGTCGTTCTGACGGAGGCGGGTGGGCCGCCTGGTCGCTCGGTCGGGCTGCGTCCGGCCGTGTGGGTCCACCTCATCGCGCGGAGACGACGCGGGGAGGACTGCCGGGTGGCACGAGCGCTGGGGTAGCGTGCGCGCACCGTGCTCGCGGAGGGGACGTGGCGGCAGACATCGCGAACATCATCCAGCAGCGCTGGCGCAACCAGTGGAAGCAGATGCTGGGGGTCGCCCTGGGCGTCACGCTCGTGGCGGCGCTGTGCGGGTGGCGCGGGCTGTTGGATGACGCCGAGCACAGCGCCTACGACAAGGCGCTCACCACGTACACCCGCGCGCCCGGCCCGTCCTCGCGCGTGGTGGTGGTGGCCATCGACCAGTCGAGCCTGGACGAGATGGGCCGCGACGAGCAGTACCGCCGCAACTTCGGCATCTGGCCCTTCAGCCGCAACCTGTGGGCGCGCGTGGTGGAGGAGCTGAAGGCCCGCGGCGCACGCGCGGTCCTCTTCGACGCGGTGATGCAGGAGGCCTCCACCGACGAGGCCATGGACCTGTCGTTCGCCCAGGTGCTGCGCGACACGCACCTGCCCTTCTACCTGGGGCTCTCCACCAACGGCTCGGCGCTCCCGCTGCCGCGCGCGGACGCCTCGGCGCCCCACCCCGTCGCGAACAACCCCGCCCCCACCGAGTCCGCGCCCGTCCAGGCCGTGCCCTCCGGCGAGGAGGAGTTCACCGACGCGCCCGAGGCCGCGACGCCCACGGTGACGCCCGAGGAGCTGGCCCGAGCCCTGGCCTTCCCGGCGCATCGCGACGACGCGCGGCTCCTGCCCACGCTGGAGTACGTGGCCAGCGATGGGGCTCGGCGCATGCGCTACCCCGTCCCCCCCATCCCCGCCCTGGTCGGCGCGGCGAGCGGCTTCGGCCTGGTGGACACGGAGGTGGACGCGGACGGCTTCATGCGGCGCACGCGCTTCGCGTACACGGACGGCACCAACACCTACGCCACGCTGCCGACGCGGCTCGCGGCGGACCTGCTGGGCGCGAAGGACGTCCAGCTGTCGGGGCGCACGCTCACGATCGGCGAGCGCCACTTCCGCGTGGACTCCGACGGCAGCGCGGCCATCGACTATGGCGGCGCGCTGCACGAGCGCTTCCAGCTGGTGCGCTTGGTGGACGTGCTGGAGGACTGGGCGCGGCGCCAGCAGGGCCAGCCCTCGCGCCTGCCCGCGGACACCTTCACCGGCAAGGTGGTGGTGCTGGGCGGCACCGCGCTGGGCGTCAACGACATCAAGGCCACGCCCTTCTCCGCCGCCGAGCCAGGATTGGTGAAGCAGGCCGCCGTGGTGGATGCGCTCCTGGGTGGCGCGTTCATCACCCGCGCGGCGCCCTGGGTGGACCTCACCGTCACCTTCCTGGTGGCGCTGGTGTCCGCGGTGCTGCTGATGACCGCGCGCTGGACGCCGCTGGAGGTGCTGTGGCCCGTGGCCATCTTCTTCGGATTGCACCTGGTGACGGGGCTCTTCCTGCGCACCGCGCACACGCACGTGCTCACCGCGATGCCGTCCCTGGCTGGCGTGGGCGCCAGCGTGGGCGCGCTGGCCTTCAATCACTTGCTGGCCAACCGCGAGGCGGAGTTCATCCGGCAGACCTTCAGCCGCTTCATGGACGCGCGGCTGGTGGACCAGATGCTGAAGGGCCAGCAGCTCCCGCGCCTGGATGGCGAGAACAAGGAGATCACCGCCTTCTTCAGCGACATCCGCGGCTTCTCCACCTTCAGCGAGCGCTTCAAGGAGGACCCGCGCGCGCTGGCCCGCATCCTCAACACGTACCTGACGCGGGTGACGAACGCGCTCCTGCGCGAGGGCGCGTGCCTGGACAAGTACATCGGCGACGCGGTGGTGTGCCTCTTCGGCGCGCCCATGGCGCAAGCGGACCACGCGGTGCGCGCCTGCCGAGGAGCGCTGGCCGCGAAGGCGGAGGTGGATGCGCTCCGTGAAGAGTTCCGAGCCAAGGGCCTCCCGGACGTGTACACGCGCATCGGCGTCAACAGCGCGGTCAACTTCGTGGGCAACTTCGGCAGCGAGCAGCACTTCAGCTACACGGCCATCGGTGACGGGATGAACCTGGCGGCGCGCCTGGAGGGCGCGAACAAGGCCTATGGCTCGCTCATCATGATTGGCCCGCGCACCTACGAGCTGGCGCGCGAGCACATCGAGGTGCGGGAGCTGGACCGCGTGCGCGTCGCGGGCAAGACGGAAGCCGTCACGGTGTACGAGCTGCTGGCCCTCAAGGGCGGGCTGAGCGCGCGCACGCGGCACACGGTGGAGCGCTACCACGCGGCGCTCGCGCTCTATCGCGAGGCGCGCTTCGCGGACGCGGCCAGCGCGCTCGAGGCGTTGCGGCGCGAGGACCCGGACGACGGGCCCACGAAAGCGCTGCTGGAGCGCTGCCACGAGTACTTGGAAAACCCACCCGCGGTGTTCGACGGCGTGGCCAACCTGGAGAAGTGACGCCGTCCTGGCGTTGGGGGTCTTGATGCGGATGCGAATGAAAGCAGGCGTGGTGCTGCTGGCGCTGGGGGCGCCCGCGCTCGCGCTGGCGGTGAGTCCCGGCGGCGCGTTGTACGTGAAGGCGAAGAACACACGGGTGATGAAGAGCCCGTCGCCCACGGCCGACGCGGTGGTGGTGCTCCAGCCCGGACAGCAGGTGGTGTGGAACGGCGCGGAGCCCTCCAACAAGCAGTGGCACAAGGTGACGGCGCCGGGCGGCAAGCAGGGCTTCGTCTTCCAGACGAACCTGTCCACCACGCCGCCGCGCATGGAGCTGGTGGCCAAGGACGGCAACGCGCGACAGGTGGACCCCGCGGCGTTCGTCGCCAGCGGCGCGGCGGTGAAGGCGCTGAGCCCCGGCGCCGAGCAGTACAGCAAGGAGAAGGGCGGCGACTACGCCCAGTCCGCCGAGCAGCTCAAGCAACTGGAGAAGCTGGCGCGCGACATCAAGCCCGCGGCCATCGCCAGGCACGTGGCGGACGCGGAGCTGTTCCCCGTGGTGGGCGGCAGCGAGGTCGCCGGAGCGTCGGGCAACCCGGCCGCGAAGAAGAAGGGAGGTGCGCGATGAACCGCCGCCTGTCTGTCATTGCCGCGGCGAGCCTCGGCTGGGCCTCCGCCGGCTGCGCCAACATCGCGCTGAATTCGAGCGCCCTGTCGAGCGGCTCCGCGCTCGCGAACCGCGTGGCGGAGAACACCGTCAAGGCGGGGCACGACGTGAGGAAGTGCAACGCGCTCAACGTGGAGCCCACCGTGAAGGAGGAGTACGCGCTGGGCGGCGCGGTGGCCGTGCACTGGGTGCAGCGCGGCGGCGGACTGCTGCTCCAAGGCAGCGGCGACCCCGCGGTGAACGTCTACCTCAACACCGTGGGGAAGAACCTCGCGGCGCAGTCGGACCGTCCCACGTTGGAGTGGACCTTCGGCGTGCTGGCGGACTCGAAGAACTTCACCGCGCTGTCCTCGCCCGGTGGCTACGTCTTCGTCACGCACCGGCTCCTCGCAGGCGTGGAGAACGAGGCCGAGCTGGCCGGTGTGCTCGCGCACGAGATTGCTCACATCGTGCTCAAGCACGCCATCCACCAGTACACGGGCTCGAAGGTGAGCCTGTGCAAGACGCTCGCGGTGGGCAACGCGGTGGGCGGCACGGTGCTGTCGCCAGCCGCGGTGAACCTGCTGGTGTCCGGCGGCGACCACGGCACCCTGGACCTGGATGGGAACACGGGCCTCCTGGGCAAGCTGGCCGAGAAGACCATCGACGCGCTCGACAAGGGCAACAGCCGCGACGAGGAGCTGGAGGCGGACCGCATGGCCGCGCAGCTCATGATGTCCGCGGGCTATGACCCGCAGTCCTTCATGAGCCTCATCCGGCGCACGTCCGAGGCCGGCGGCGTCTTCGCCAACCACCCCAAGCGCGACGAGCGACTGAAGAACCTCGCCAGCTACCTGGAGACGGTCCGCGCGGCGGAAGGAAAGCAGGAGTTCGCGGGCCTCACCACGCAGGGGCTCAAGAGCCCGGCCCTGCCCCGCGAGGTCACCGCCCAGCAGGGCAGCGTCGCGCGGGATACGAAGTAGGACGGCCGCGTCGCCGGGCCGTCCTCGCGGACTTCAGCGCGAGGCGGCCTGGCTGAGCGCCCGGTGCACGGCCTCCAGCGCCTTGCGGGCCTCGAGCAGCTCGGCGCGCTCGGAGGTGAGCGAGGCCACCTGCTGCGCCAGCACGTCGCGCTCACCCTGGAGCGTCTCCACGGCGCGGCGCAGGGAAGCGGACTCGTCCTTGGCGCCCTCCAGCTCCGAGGCGAGGCGCTCCTCCTCCGCGAGGCTGTCCGCCAGGGCCTGCTTGCCGCGGACCACCTCGACCTCCAGGCTCTCGTGCTCCTTCGCCGCGGCCTGGAGCGCCTGACGCGACTCCTGGAGGGACAGCAGCGCCTCGTCGCGCTCGCCCTCCAGCGCCGCCAGCTCGCGCTCCAGGTCGGCCAGCAGCTTCACGCGGCCTTCCATCTCCGAGGACAGCCGGCGCGCCTCGTCCATGCGCAGGCGGGCTTCCTCGGTGGCCTTCTCGGCCTGACGCCGCGTGGCCTCCAGGTCCTGCGTGAGGGTGAGGTTGAGGGACTTCACCCGCGTCAGCTCGGCCTGGAGGGTGGTGATGCGCTCCACCGCGCGCTGGCCAGCCTCCGCCACCGTGGCGGGCAGCGGCTCCGGGCGCGGGTTCTCGCGCACCGCCTTGAGGCGGGCCTTGAGCCGCTCACGCCGGGAGTCCGCGTCCAGGGCCTCCTCGCGCGGCGCGGCGGGCTGCTGCACTTCCACCTCCGCGGGCGGCGCCTCCGTCCGGGCCACCGTCTCGACACGGGAGGTCACAGCGGTTTGCGCGGGAGCGAAGGTCATCATGGGCGCAACCTCGTGGACGGCGGGCGGGGCGGAGACGACCGGAAGCGCTTCAGCGGCGGCCCACGGCGGGGCGGGCGCGGCGAACGCCCTGGGAGCCGGCTCGGCGAACGCCATCGGAGCGGGCTCGGGCTCGGCCGCCATCGAGGGCGGCGGCGACGCGTACGTCACCGCCATCTCCCGTGCCGGCGCGGCCTCGCGCTCCCAGGTGGGCGCGACGGCGACGGGCTCCTGCCACGGCGTCTCGGGGACCTCCCACGACTCGGCGGGCGGGGACACCAGCGCGGACAGCGCGTGGGCCACGGGCGCGGGCATGGTCGGCGCGGGGGCGGGCTCGGCGGGCCGAGTCAGCAGGGCAGAGGGCACGGCCGGCGCGCGCAGGGCGGCCTCCATCGCCTCGGCGGCGGTGGGGCGCGGGGCGCGGTTGCGCTCGATGCGCGCGCGCACCTCGGCGGAGAGGTCCGGCGCCTCGGCCACGGGCGGCGGAAGGACCGCGGCGACCTCGGGCTCGGGCATCGCGGCCTGGGGCTCCACCGGGTCGAACGCGCCGGTCAGCGCCCCCAGGCGGAGGCGCGGCTTGGCGCGGGACACGTTCTGTTCGAAGGCTTTCTTCATCACGGGGTCTCAGCCTGCGTGGGTGGCGCCGTTCTTCGCGGCGGCGCCCGCTACCAGGCGGGGAAGGACATTGTCGAGCATGGCCTGGATATCAGTCGCGCCCTTGGAAGTGGGGTCCGCGACGAATACCGGCCGTCCCTCGCTGGAGGCCTGGGCGAACTTGGTGCACTGCCGGATGATGGTGGGCAGCAGGTACTCTGGGTAGTGCTTCTGGAGGGCCTCCAGCGCTTCCTTGGCCAGCTTGAAGGTCGCGTTGAAGGCATTGACCACGATGTAGACGTGGTCGAGCACGTGGTTCAGGTCCTCTTCCAGGCTCTGCACGGTCTCGAAGAGCAGCTTGAGGCCGTGGAAGGACAGGAAGTCCGCCAGCACGGGCACGAACAGGTCGTTCGCGGCCATCAGGGCGTTGAGGTTGAGCAGGCCGAAGGACGGCGGCGCGTCGAAGATGATGAAGTCGTACTGCGCCTCGACGTCCTTGAGCGCGTTGCGCAGCTTGAACTCGCGGCCGGCCATGGGCATCAGCGCGAGGTCCATGGTGGACATGCTGAGGTTGGACGGGACGAAGTCCAGGTTGGGCAGGGTGGACTTCTGGATGACCTGGACCAACGGCGTCTTTCTGACCAGCACGTCCAGCAGCGTCTTCTCGAAGTCCTCGCCCTCGTAGCCCAGGCACTTGGTGGCGTGCCCCTGGCTGTCGAGGTCGATGAGGAGGACCGCGTAGCCCAGCTCCGCGAGGCGCCAGGCGTAGGACGTGGAGAGGGACGTCTTGCCGGTGCCGCCCTTGAAGTTGAGGAAGAGCTGACGGCGGTGGCCCACCCGGGGCGGGAAGCGGTCCAGCGTGGTGCGCAGCTCCCAGATGTCGTCCGGACCGTACGCGTCCTTCCGCATCCCCTCGGGAATCTCCTTGGGGGACACGCCGAGCATCTCGGCCACCTGCTTCGAGCTGTACGTCGGCGCTTCCATGGACGACCCTTCGGATGAGGTGCGCGGCACCTGCAACTTGCCTCAAGCGGCGAAGTATTTGTGCCCCCTTCGCACAATGGCCCCCCGGGCCACCAGCAGGGCGAGAGCCTCCTGAGTCAACTCCGCGGGCGAGGACAGGCCGCCCGCCAGCTCCACCAGCGAGCGGCCCCGCACCGCCACGCGGACCTCCGACAGCATCGCGGCGCAGAGCGACTCCACCGGAGACGGGCCCGGGCGAGGCGCCACAGCACGCGCCTCGGGAGCACCTGCCTCGGGAGCGGGTGCGCGCACCACGGGAGGCGTGGCCCCCATCGCCACGAGGGCGGCCTGGACCGGGGACATCCGCGCGGCAGGCGGGCGCTGTACGCCACCTGACATTGGGACGGGCTGCGCATGCGCGGGCGGCATGGAGCTGCCAGCGACCGGCTGACGAGCACCGGCGTTCGCCTGCGGGGGAACCGCACCCGCCCGAGGAGCGCCCGGAGAAGCCTGAGCGGGCGCCTGCGCCACGACAGCGGGAGCGCCCTGACCGGGCATCGTTGCCCCGACCACCGGGCCCTGAACGCTTGAAGCCGGAGCCGCGCGCCCGCCCTGCGCCATCGCCACGGGAGCCTGCGCCACGACCGCATGAGCGCCCTGCGCCATCGCCACGGGAGCCTGAACCCCTACTGAGTTCGCGACCTGCGCCATCGCCACGGGAGCCTGCGCCACGACCGCGGGCGCGCCGACGGGCATCGCGACATTCGCCGGAGCCACCACCGCCTGCACGGCGACGGGCTGAGCAGCGCCACGCACCGCCTCGGCCTGCACGCTCCCAGGAGCATCGACGCTCGCGACGCCCACGCTCAGCGGTGCACGCTTCGCGACCAGCGGCGTTTCGAGACGCGCGCGCACCGGACGAATCGGCAGCGTCGCCAGCCGGCGAATCTCCCGACGACGGTGGGCATCGTCCAGCGCGACCACGAAGGACACGTCCTGGCCCAGGATGCGCGAGAGGCTCTGCGCGGCGGCCTTGCGCACGCGCGGCTCGGCGTCATCCAGCGCGCCCAGCAGGAGCACCCGGGCGTTCTCCCCTGCCCCAGCCCCCAGCGCCAGCGCGGCCAGCGAGCGCACTTCCGTGTCGGCGTCGTGGATTGCCTCTTCGCCCAGCCTCCGCGCCGTCTCGCCCTCCAGGCCCAGGGCCAGGAGCGACGCGCGACGACGCACCGAGCGATCCGGGTCCTTCATCGCCTGCGCCAGATGCGGCGCGGCATCCCGAGGCGCCAGCGTGAGCATCGCCTTGAGCGCCGCGATGCGAACCTCGGGCACCGGCGACGACATCAGCGGCGACACCACCGATGCGCCCTGCTCCTTGCATAGCCCCGCGAACGCCTGGAGCAATGCAACCTGAGCCGCGGGGTCCGTCTCCGCATGCAGCGCCGCGGCCAGCGCGGGCGCGGCGGCGGGCTGCGCCAGGGCCTTCAGGCGCTCGGCGGCGCGAACCCGGGCGGCTCCATCCGTCGCGGACAGCTCACGCACGGAGAAGCCAAAGAGCGTCTCATCCGACGAGCCCGCGAAGCCTCCATGCGCGCTCAGCTCCGCGAGCTGCTCCGCGCTCACGCGCAGCCGGCCTTCCTGCAACAACCGCTGTGCCTCACGCGCCACGGGCGACAGCGCCACCGCCCCATTGCCAGACGCCGACGCGGGCGCCACAGGCGTGGCAGCGGCATCAACGACCGGCCCCCACGGAACAGCCGCACCCTTCGCGACGGGCACCAGCACCGGCGCCGTCTCACCGCGCAGGATGGCCTCGCTGCGAAGCTGCGAGATGAACGACGCGAGATCAAACCCCAGCTCGTCGTCCACGTCCCGCGACATGCCCGAGGAGTGGATCCGGCTGGCATCCAGCAGCTTGCCCATGAGCTGATCGCGCTCCAGGCGCAGCGCCTGATTCAAGCGGGACAGCTCGTCGCGCTCGGCCTGCATGCGGCCGGTGCGCACCTCCACCTCGGCCAGCTCGCGGCGCATCTCCAGGTCACGCTGGCGCGCCTCGGACAGCTCGCGCTTGAGGTGCTCGATCTCCTCGCGCGTCCCGTCCAGCTCGCCG
Encoded proteins:
- a CDS encoding CHASE2 domain-containing protein, whose protein sequence is MLGVALGVTLVAALCGWRGLLDDAEHSAYDKALTTYTRAPGPSSRVVVVAIDQSSLDEMGRDEQYRRNFGIWPFSRNLWARVVEELKARGARAVLFDAVMQEASTDEAMDLSFAQVLRDTHLPFYLGLSTNGSALPLPRADASAPHPVANNPAPTESAPVQAVPSGEEEFTDAPEAATPTVTPEELARALAFPAHRDDARLLPTLEYVASDGARRMRYPVPPIPALVGAASGFGLVDTEVDADGFMRRTRFAYTDGTNTYATLPTRLAADLLGAKDVQLSGRTLTIGERHFRVDSDGSAAIDYGGALHERFQLVRLVDVLEDWARRQQGQPSRLPADTFTGKVVVLGGTALGVNDIKATPFSAAEPGLVKQAAVVDALLGGAFITRAAPWVDLTVTFLVALVSAVLLMTARWTPLEVLWPVAIFFGLHLVTGLFLRTAHTHVLTAMPSLAGVGASVGALAFNHLLANREAEFIRQTFSRFMDARLVDQMLKGQQLPRLDGENKEITAFFSDIRGFSTFSERFKEDPRALARILNTYLTRVTNALLREGACLDKYIGDAVVCLFGAPMAQADHAVRACRGALAAKAEVDALREEFRAKGLPDVYTRIGVNSAVNFVGNFGSEQHFSYTAIGDGMNLAARLEGANKAYGSLIMIGPRTYELAREHIEVRELDRVRVAGKTEAVTVYELLALKGGLSARTRHTVERYHAALALYREARFADAASALEALRREDPDDGPTKALLERCHEYLENPPAVFDGVANLEK
- a CDS encoding SH3 domain-containing protein — its product is MRMRMKAGVVLLALGAPALALAVSPGGALYVKAKNTRVMKSPSPTADAVVVLQPGQQVVWNGAEPSNKQWHKVTAPGGKQGFVFQTNLSTTPPRMELVAKDGNARQVDPAAFVASGAAVKALSPGAEQYSKEKGGDYAQSAEQLKQLEKLARDIKPAAIARHVADAELFPVVGGSEVAGASGNPAAKKKGGAR
- a CDS encoding M48 family metalloprotease; the protein is MNRRLSVIAAASLGWASAGCANIALNSSALSSGSALANRVAENTVKAGHDVRKCNALNVEPTVKEEYALGGAVAVHWVQRGGGLLLQGSGDPAVNVYLNTVGKNLAAQSDRPTLEWTFGVLADSKNFTALSSPGGYVFVTHRLLAGVENEAELAGVLAHEIAHIVLKHAIHQYTGSKVSLCKTLAVGNAVGGTVLSPAAVNLLVSGGDHGTLDLDGNTGLLGKLAEKTIDALDKGNSRDEELEADRMAAQLMMSAGYDPQSFMSLIRRTSEAGGVFANHPKRDERLKNLASYLETVRAAEGKQEFAGLTTQGLKSPALPREVTAQQGSVARDTK
- a CDS encoding extensin-like protein, which translates into the protein MKKAFEQNVSRAKPRLRLGALTGAFDPVEPQAAMPEPEVAAVLPPPVAEAPDLSAEVRARIERNRAPRPTAAEAMEAALRAPAVPSALLTRPAEPAPAPTMPAPVAHALSALVSPPAESWEVPETPWQEPVAVAPTWEREAAPAREMAVTYASPPPSMAAEPEPAPMAFAEPAPRAFAAPAPPWAAAEALPVVSAPPAVHEVAPMMTFAPAQTAVTSRVETVARTEAPPAEVEVQQPAAPREEALDADSRRERLKARLKAVRENPRPEPLPATVAEAGQRAVERITTLQAELTRVKSLNLTLTQDLEATRRQAEKATEEARLRMDEARRLSSEMEGRVKLLADLERELAALEGERDEALLSLQESRQALQAAAKEHESLEVEVVRGKQALADSLAEEERLASELEGAKDESASLRRAVETLQGERDVLAQQVASLTSERAELLEARKALEAVHRALSQAASR
- a CDS encoding ParA family protein; protein product: MEAPTYSSKQVAEMLGVSPKEIPEGMRKDAYGPDDIWELRTTLDRFPPRVGHRRQLFLNFKGGTGKTSLSTSYAWRLAELGYAVLLIDLDSQGHATKCLGYEGEDFEKTLLDVLVRKTPLVQVIQKSTLPNLDFVPSNLSMSTMDLALMPMAGREFKLRNALKDVEAQYDFIIFDAPPSFGLLNLNALMAANDLFVPVLADFLSFHGLKLLFETVQSLEEDLNHVLDHVYIVVNAFNATFKLAKEALEALQKHYPEYLLPTIIRQCTKFAQASSEGRPVFVADPTSKGATDIQAMLDNVLPRLVAGAAAKNGATHAG